Proteins encoded within one genomic window of Streptomyces profundus:
- a CDS encoding ACP S-malonyltransferase: MLVLVAPGQGSQAPGFLEPWLELPGVADRLGDWSEVVGLDLIRYGTEADADEIRNTAVAQPLLVAGALLSAGELFGAESAPTPARVLGAVAGHSVGELPAAVIAGALTEREAMALVARRASAMAEAASVTETGMSAVLGGDPDEVAAALEKLGLTVANNNGGGQLVAAGTLEQLAALFADKPDKARVLPLKVAGAFHTTYMEPAVAEMERAVAGLTPKDPGVPFVSNADGAALTDGAEVLRRLVAQVSSPVRWDLCVETFQRLGATAMIELLPAGTLSSLARRNLPGVTRVAIKRPDQLEAARALIAEYADRAHETAE; the protein is encoded by the coding sequence GTGCTCGTACTCGTCGCCCCCGGCCAGGGCTCCCAGGCCCCTGGCTTTCTCGAACCGTGGCTCGAACTTCCTGGAGTGGCCGATCGCCTTGGCGACTGGTCCGAAGTGGTCGGCCTCGATCTGATCCGTTACGGAACGGAGGCGGACGCCGACGAGATTAGAAACACCGCGGTCGCCCAGCCCCTGCTGGTGGCCGGCGCGCTGCTGTCCGCGGGTGAGCTGTTCGGCGCGGAGTCCGCGCCGACGCCGGCCCGGGTGCTGGGCGCGGTCGCCGGGCACAGCGTCGGCGAGCTGCCGGCCGCGGTCATCGCCGGTGCCCTGACGGAGCGCGAGGCGATGGCGCTGGTGGCCCGCAGGGCCAGCGCGATGGCCGAGGCCGCCTCGGTCACCGAGACGGGGATGTCGGCCGTGCTGGGCGGCGACCCGGACGAGGTGGCGGCGGCGCTGGAGAAGTTGGGCCTCACGGTCGCCAACAACAACGGCGGTGGCCAACTGGTCGCGGCCGGCACGCTGGAGCAGCTCGCCGCGCTCTTCGCCGACAAGCCCGACAAGGCGCGGGTCCTGCCGCTCAAGGTGGCGGGCGCCTTCCACACCACCTACATGGAGCCCGCCGTCGCGGAGATGGAACGCGCGGTGGCCGGGCTCACGCCGAAGGACCCGGGGGTCCCGTTCGTCTCGAACGCGGACGGCGCGGCGCTGACGGACGGCGCCGAGGTGCTGCGCCGGCTGGTGGCGCAGGTGTCGAGCCCGGTCCGCTGGGACCTGTGCGTGGAGACGTTCCAGCGGTTGGGCGCCACCGCGATGATCGAGCTTCTGCCGGCGGGCACGCTGTCCAGCCTGGCCCGGCGGAACCTGCCCGGCGTGACCCGGGTCGCGATCAAGCGCCCGGACCAGTTGGAGGCGGCCCGCGCGCTCATAGCCGAGTACGCGGACCGAGCCCACGAGACAGCCGAATAG
- a CDS encoding pirin family protein: protein MERTGVLIVRAEDRYRGGDPAAGIDTRHAFSFGGFYDPDNLRFGQLTACNEERLAPGAGFAPHPHRDVEIVSWVIEGELTHEDDTGARTVLRAGDLARLTAGAGVRHSERNDGTLPLRFAQMWLIPEAAGGPPEYDVVRGLAPGAPYRLPRTSATLRLLRLAAGERTELPPGSLRHVQLMSGEADLVTSGAVDHPRLAAADSARLTTPHPVALAARAPTEALLWHLGR, encoded by the coding sequence ATGGAGCGAACCGGGGTCCTGATCGTGCGGGCTGAGGACCGCTACCGAGGCGGCGACCCGGCCGCCGGCATCGACACCCGGCACGCGTTCTCCTTCGGCGGCTTCTACGACCCGGACAACCTGCGCTTCGGCCAGCTGACCGCGTGCAACGAGGAACGGCTCGCCCCCGGCGCCGGCTTCGCGCCGCACCCGCACCGGGACGTGGAGATCGTCAGCTGGGTCATCGAGGGCGAGCTGACCCACGAGGACGACACCGGCGCCAGGACGGTCCTCCGGGCCGGCGACCTCGCCCGGCTGACCGCGGGGGCCGGGGTGCGGCACAGCGAACGCAACGACGGGACGCTGCCGCTGCGGTTCGCGCAGATGTGGCTCATCCCCGAGGCGGCGGGCGGCCCGCCCGAGTACGACGTGGTGCGCGGCCTCGCGCCGGGCGCCCCGTACCGCCTCCCGCGCACCTCGGCCACCCTGCGGCTGCTGCGCCTGGCGGCGGGCGAACGCACCGAGCTCCCGCCCGGTTCGCTGCGTCATGTGCAACTCATGTCGGGTGAGGCCGACCTGGTCACCTCCGGTGCGGTGGACCACCCCCGCCTGGCGGCGGCCGACAGCGCGCGACTCACCACCCCACACCCGGTGGCGCTGGCCGCCCGCGCCCCGACCGAGGCCCTCCTCTGGCACCTGGGCCGGTGA
- a CDS encoding PucR family transcriptional regulator, producing the protein MSDADEKQAHAATVRRLEQSSGKLAAAAIARMDQQLSWYRAMPPENRSWIGLVAQAGIAAFTEWFRHPDTPQAISTDVFGTAPRELTRAVTLRQTVEMVRTTIEVMESAVDELAPSGSETALRNALLVYAREIAFATAQVYAQAAEARGAWDARLESLVVNAVVSGEADESDVSRAAALGWRTPEHVVVVLGSAPSGDSELTVEAIRRAARYAKLQVLTGVLGKRLVVVAGGSDDPVQAAKALIGPFAEGPVVAGPVVRDLLSATRSARAAAAGLRACAAWPDAPRPVLADDLLPERAMAGDPAARTLLLEEIYRPLQEAGSALLETLSVYLEQASSLEGAARMLFVHPNTVRYRLRRVTDVTGWPPSDVRSAFTLRIALMLGRLADGDPVA; encoded by the coding sequence GTGTCCGATGCCGATGAGAAGCAGGCTCATGCCGCCACCGTTCGCCGCCTTGAGCAGTCCTCGGGCAAGCTGGCCGCCGCCGCGATCGCGCGGATGGATCAGCAGCTGTCCTGGTACCGCGCCATGCCGCCGGAGAACCGCTCGTGGATCGGGCTGGTCGCCCAGGCGGGGATCGCCGCGTTCACCGAGTGGTTCCGGCATCCGGACACGCCGCAGGCGATCAGCACCGATGTCTTCGGCACCGCGCCCCGCGAGCTGACCCGGGCGGTCACGCTGCGACAGACGGTCGAGATGGTGCGCACCACCATCGAGGTCATGGAGTCGGCGGTGGACGAACTCGCGCCGTCGGGGAGCGAGACGGCGCTGCGCAACGCGCTGCTGGTCTACGCCAGGGAGATCGCGTTCGCGACCGCGCAGGTCTACGCCCAGGCGGCGGAGGCGCGCGGCGCCTGGGACGCGCGGCTTGAGTCGCTCGTGGTCAACGCGGTGGTGTCGGGCGAGGCGGACGAGAGTGACGTGTCCAGGGCGGCGGCGCTGGGCTGGCGCACCCCCGAGCATGTGGTGGTGGTGCTGGGCAGCGCGCCCAGCGGCGACAGCGAGTTGACGGTGGAGGCGATCCGCCGGGCGGCGCGGTACGCGAAGCTCCAGGTGCTGACCGGCGTGCTCGGCAAGCGGCTGGTGGTGGTCGCGGGGGGCAGCGACGATCCCGTGCAGGCGGCGAAGGCGTTGATCGGTCCGTTCGCCGAGGGGCCCGTGGTGGCTGGTCCCGTGGTGCGGGATCTGCTGTCCGCGACCCGCTCGGCGCGGGCCGCCGCGGCCGGCCTGCGGGCCTGCGCGGCGTGGCCGGACGCCCCGCGTCCGGTGCTGGCCGACGATCTGCTGCCGGAGCGCGCGATGGCGGGCGACCCCGCCGCGCGCACGCTGCTGCTGGAGGAGATCTACAGACCGTTGCAGGAGGCGGGCTCGGCGCTGCTGGAGACGTTGAGCGTCTATCTGGAGCAGGCCAGCAGTCTGGAGGGTGCCGCCAGAATGTTGTTTGTCCATCCCAACACCGTTCGCTACCGCCTCAGGCGTGTGACTGATGTCACCGGGTGGCCCCCTTCCGATGTGCGGTCGGCCTTTACACTGCGCATCGCCCTGATGCTCGGTCGGCTCGCTGATGGGGATCCCGTCGCCTGA
- a CDS encoding class I SAM-dependent methyltransferase has protein sequence MTDSAAIRAYWDAAAHGFDDEPDHGLRQEPTRAAWAARLASWIPGPARDVLDVGCGTGSLSRLLAEAGHRVTGVDLAPRMVDQARAKLAAAGLRGRFLVGDAEAPPTGEDTFDAVLCRHLVWTLPDPRAALRAWVSLLRPGGTLLLVEGRWRQPGQAGQGYVAGAAELPWNGGVAAAELAAAVRPLVARARVEPLGGDPALWGGPVADERYALIARV, from the coding sequence ATGACTGACTCCGCCGCCATCAGGGCGTACTGGGACGCCGCCGCGCACGGGTTCGACGACGAGCCGGACCACGGGCTGCGCCAGGAGCCGACCCGTGCCGCGTGGGCCGCACGCCTGGCCTCCTGGATACCGGGGCCCGCGCGGGACGTTCTCGACGTCGGCTGCGGCACCGGCTCGCTCTCCCGGCTGCTGGCCGAGGCGGGGCACCGGGTCACGGGGGTGGACCTCGCGCCGAGGATGGTCGATCAGGCGCGCGCCAAGCTGGCCGCCGCCGGCCTTCGGGGCAGGTTCCTGGTGGGCGACGCCGAGGCCCCGCCCACCGGCGAAGACACCTTCGACGCGGTTCTGTGCCGGCACCTGGTGTGGACCCTGCCCGACCCCCGTGCCGCGCTGCGCGCCTGGGTCTCGCTGCTTCGTCCTGGGGGCACGCTCCTGCTGGTCGAGGGGCGGTGGCGGCAGCCGGGCCAGGCCGGCCAGGGCTATGTCGCCGGGGCGGCGGAGCTGCCCTGGAACGGCGGCGTAGCCGCGGCGGAACTGGCCGCCGCCGTCCGGCCCCTGGTGGCTCGGGCGCGTGTCGAGCCGCTCGGCGGCGACCCCGCGCTGTGGGGTGGGCCGGTGGCCGACGAACGCTACGCGCTGATCGCCCGCGTCTGA
- a CDS encoding beta-ketoacyl-ACP synthase III codes for MPPMTRIHALGHYQPEQVLTNDELATMVDTNDAWIRQRTGIATRHIARDESVADLATAAAGKALAASGLAPEQIGQVVVATCSARDRVPSNAARVAGRLGIPDAVTFDLNNGCAGFTTALAIADHTVRAGAASHALVIGAERMSEVTDWTDRSSCVLLGDGAGAVVIGPEEPDAQHDGIGPVVWGSDPTRADAVRLEGAWQPRFGQEGQTVFRWATTELAPIARLALERAGVAPAELAGIVTHQANLRIIESLARQLKAPDAVVATDVVRSGNTSAASVPLALAKLVERREIPIGAPVLLFAFGGGLSWSGQVIRCP; via the coding sequence ATGCCTCCCATGACGCGCATCCACGCCCTCGGGCACTACCAGCCCGAGCAGGTCCTCACCAACGACGAACTCGCCACGATGGTGGACACCAACGACGCCTGGATCAGGCAGCGCACCGGGATCGCCACCCGGCACATCGCCAGGGACGAGTCCGTCGCCGACCTCGCCACCGCGGCGGCGGGCAAGGCGCTGGCCGCCTCGGGGCTGGCCCCCGAGCAGATCGGCCAGGTGGTCGTCGCCACCTGTAGCGCCAGGGACCGGGTCCCCAGCAACGCGGCCAGGGTCGCCGGCCGGCTCGGCATCCCCGACGCCGTCACCTTCGACCTGAACAACGGCTGCGCCGGCTTCACCACGGCGCTCGCCATCGCCGACCACACGGTGCGCGCCGGCGCGGCGTCCCACGCGCTGGTGATCGGCGCCGAGCGGATGTCCGAGGTCACGGACTGGACGGACCGCTCCAGCTGCGTCCTGCTCGGCGACGGCGCCGGCGCCGTGGTGATCGGCCCGGAGGAGCCGGACGCCCAGCACGACGGCATCGGCCCGGTCGTCTGGGGCTCCGACCCGACGCGCGCCGACGCGGTCCGCCTTGAGGGAGCGTGGCAGCCCAGGTTCGGGCAGGAGGGCCAGACGGTCTTCCGCTGGGCCACCACCGAGTTGGCGCCCATCGCCCGCCTCGCCCTTGAGCGGGCCGGCGTCGCCCCCGCCGAGCTGGCCGGCATCGTCACCCACCAGGCCAACCTGCGCATCATCGAATCGCTGGCCCGGCAGCTGAAGGCGCCCGACGCCGTGGTCGCCACGGACGTCGTGCGCTCCGGCAACACCTCCGCGGCCTCCGTCCCGCTGGCGCTGGCCAAGCTGGTCGAACGCCGCGAGATCCCGATCGGCGCCCCCGTCCTCCTCTTCGCCTTCGGCGGCGGCCTCTCCTGGTCGGGACAGGTCATCCGCTGCCCCTGA
- a CDS encoding MerR family transcriptional regulator, which translates to MTLTQTQSSLSPHADDQTEQVDHCAALDRPNPRPEGADHYTISEVADHTGLSAHTLRWYERIGLMPHIDRSHTGQRRYRNRDLEWLALVGKLRLTGMAVADMVRYADLVRQGDDTFAERRELLRATREDVRRRIAELQSTLNVLDFKISIYTDIQD; encoded by the coding sequence ATGACCCTGACGCAGACCCAGTCGTCGCTCTCGCCGCACGCGGATGACCAGACCGAGCAGGTGGATCACTGCGCCGCGTTGGACCGGCCGAACCCGCGTCCCGAGGGGGCGGACCACTACACCATCAGCGAGGTGGCCGACCACACCGGCCTGAGCGCGCACACGCTGCGCTGGTACGAACGCATCGGGCTCATGCCGCATATCGACCGTTCGCACACCGGTCAGCGCCGGTACCGCAACCGGGACCTGGAGTGGCTCGCCCTGGTCGGCAAGCTGCGGCTGACCGGTATGGCGGTGGCCGACATGGTGCGGTACGCGGATCTGGTGCGGCAGGGCGACGACACCTTCGCCGAGCGCCGCGAACTGCTGCGCGCCACCCGGGAGGACGTGCGCCGGCGGATCGCCGAGCTCCAGAGCACGCTGAACGTGTTGGACTTCAAGATCAGCATCTACACGGACATCCAGGACTGA
- a CDS encoding NAD(P)-dependent oxidoreductase yields the protein MIDNSAERTTDPTSIAVLGTGIMGAAMARNLCRAGLDVRVWNRTRAKAEPLAEDGILVAETPAEAVTGAGVVLTVLHDGDAAADAVTAALPGLAPDVVWAQSSTAGVAGLDRLIALADQHGLTLIDAPVLGTRQPAEEGMLTILAAGPESTRGRLGPVLAAIGSRVVWVGDTPGAATRLKLVCNSWVLAITHGTAEALALARGLGVDVADFLDAIAGGPLDLGYLHTKAAAIEAGELAPSFAVDTALKDARLIVDAADDAGVRLDVAAAGLERLARASAQGHGDRDMAASYYASFDPEPAAG from the coding sequence ATGATCGACAACAGCGCGGAACGCACCACGGATCCCACCTCCATCGCCGTGCTCGGCACCGGCATCATGGGCGCGGCGATGGCCCGCAACCTCTGCCGCGCCGGCCTCGATGTGCGGGTCTGGAACCGCACCAGGGCGAAGGCCGAACCGCTCGCCGAGGACGGCATCCTGGTCGCCGAGACCCCGGCCGAGGCCGTGACCGGCGCCGGCGTCGTCCTCACCGTCCTCCACGACGGCGACGCCGCGGCCGACGCCGTCACCGCCGCCCTCCCGGGGCTCGCCCCCGACGTCGTCTGGGCGCAGAGCTCCACCGCGGGTGTCGCCGGCCTCGACCGGCTGATCGCCCTCGCCGACCAGCACGGGCTCACCCTGATCGACGCCCCCGTGCTCGGCACCCGACAGCCGGCCGAGGAGGGCATGCTCACCATCCTGGCCGCCGGACCCGAGTCCACCAGGGGCCGCCTCGGCCCCGTGCTGGCCGCGATCGGCAGTCGCGTCGTCTGGGTCGGCGACACACCCGGCGCCGCCACCCGGCTCAAACTCGTCTGCAACAGCTGGGTGTTGGCGATCACCCACGGCACCGCCGAGGCGCTGGCGCTGGCCCGGGGCCTTGGCGTCGACGTCGCCGACTTCCTGGACGCCATCGCCGGCGGCCCGCTCGACCTCGGCTATCTGCACACCAAGGCGGCGGCCATCGAGGCCGGCGAACTGGCCCCCAGCTTCGCTGTCGACACCGCGCTCAAGGACGCCCGCCTGATCGTCGACGCGGCCGACGACGCCGGCGTCCGTCTCGACGTGGCCGCCGCTGGGCTCGAACGGCTGGCCCGCGCCTCGGCCCAGGGCCACGGCGACCGGGACATGGCCGCCTCCTACTACGCCAGCTTCGACCCCGAGCCGGCGGCCGGCTGA
- a CDS encoding TetR/AcrR family transcriptional regulator, whose protein sequence is MSPRHSLAEAGRTRERIIQRSVDVASVEGLSGLTLGRLAADLGISKSGLLGHFGTKEALQLAALERGAVIFDREVWRPASGATPGLPRLRAVCAAWISYLERGVFPGGCLFVSSTFEFDGRDGRVLALLRRQFRAWARRLTGELRTAVARGELPPETDSEQLVFELYGVMMSLNHSIQLGADAAAAVRAGHAVAGLLGQPAAGSGSKLA, encoded by the coding sequence ATGAGCCCCCGTCACTCCCTGGCCGAGGCCGGGCGAACCCGAGAGCGCATCATCCAGCGGAGCGTTGACGTCGCGTCCGTGGAGGGGTTGAGCGGGCTGACCCTGGGCCGGTTGGCGGCCGATCTCGGCATCAGCAAGTCGGGGTTGCTCGGGCACTTCGGCACCAAGGAGGCCCTCCAGCTGGCCGCGCTGGAGCGCGGCGCGGTGATCTTCGACCGGGAGGTGTGGCGCCCCGCGTCGGGCGCCACCCCCGGGTTGCCCCGGCTGCGCGCGGTCTGCGCCGCGTGGATCTCGTATCTGGAGCGGGGGGTGTTCCCCGGCGGCTGCCTCTTCGTCAGCTCGACGTTCGAGTTCGACGGCAGGGACGGCCGCGTGCTGGCGTTGCTGCGGCGCCAGTTCCGCGCGTGGGCGCGGCGGCTGACGGGCGAGCTGCGGACGGCCGTGGCGCGGGGGGAGCTGCCGCCCGAGACGGACTCCGAGCAGCTGGTCTTCGAGCTGTACGGCGTGATGATGAGCCTGAACCACTCGATCCAGCTCGGTGCCGACGCCGCCGCGGCCGTCCGGGCCGGGCACGCGGTTGCGGGGCTGCTGGGTCAGCCGGCCGCCGGCTCGGGGTCGAAGCTGGCGTAG
- a CDS encoding ketoacyl-ACP synthase III, with product MPPATLKASRGAPYARLVGVGGYRPTRVVPNEEILRHIESSDEWIRSRSGIVTRHWAGPEETVAQMALEAAGKAIADAGITARQVDAVVISTVSHFSQTPGIATEIAHRLGTENAAAFDISAACAGFGYGLAIGKGLIVDGSASHVLVVGVERLSDLTDLTDRSTAFLFGDGAGAVVLGPSLEPALGPTVWGSEGDKADVIGQTVPWNEYQPGDRFPALRQEGQAVFRWAVYEMAKVAQQALDAAGITVDDLDVFIPHQANMRIIDSMVKTLKLPEHVSVARDVETTGNTSAASIPLAMERMLATGQARSGDTALVIGFGAGLVYAAMVVTLP from the coding sequence ATGCCCCCCGCCACACTCAAGGCCAGCCGCGGCGCACCCTATGCGCGGCTGGTCGGCGTCGGTGGCTACCGGCCGACCCGGGTCGTGCCCAACGAGGAGATCCTCCGGCACATCGAGTCCTCGGACGAGTGGATTCGTTCGCGTTCGGGGATCGTCACCCGGCACTGGGCCGGCCCGGAGGAGACCGTCGCCCAGATGGCTCTTGAGGCGGCGGGCAAGGCGATCGCCGACGCCGGGATCACCGCGCGCCAGGTGGACGCCGTGGTCATCTCCACGGTGTCCCACTTCTCGCAGACCCCGGGCATCGCCACCGAGATCGCGCACCGGCTCGGCACGGAGAACGCGGCGGCGTTCGACATCTCCGCCGCGTGCGCCGGCTTCGGCTACGGCCTGGCCATCGGCAAGGGCCTGATCGTGGACGGCAGCGCCAGCCATGTGCTGGTGGTGGGGGTCGAGCGGCTGTCGGATCTGACCGACCTGACCGACCGTTCCACCGCGTTCCTGTTCGGCGACGGAGCCGGCGCCGTGGTGCTCGGCCCCTCGCTTGAGCCGGCTCTCGGCCCCACGGTGTGGGGCTCCGAGGGCGACAAGGCGGACGTCATCGGGCAGACGGTTCCCTGGAACGAGTACCAGCCAGGGGATCGCTTCCCGGCCCTGCGTCAGGAGGGCCAGGCGGTGTTCCGCTGGGCCGTCTACGAGATGGCCAAGGTCGCTCAGCAGGCCCTGGACGCCGCCGGTATCACCGTGGATGATCTGGACGTCTTCATCCCGCACCAGGCCAATATGCGGATCATCGACTCGATGGTGAAGACTCTCAAGCTGCCGGAGCATGTCTCGGTGGCCAGAGATGTCGAGACCACGGGCAACACCTCGGCCGCCTCGATCCCGCTCGCGATGGAGCGGATGTTGGCGACCGGACAGGCGAGAAGCGGCGACACCGCGCTCGTCATCGGCTTCGGGGCGGGTCTGGTGTACGCGGCCATGGTCGTTACCCTCCCCTAA
- a CDS encoding beta-ketoacyl-[acyl-carrier-protein] synthase family protein, with amino-acid sequence MNATNRAVVVTGVGATTPLGGDSATTWEAMLAGESGARPLTQEWAADLPVTFAASAAVDPSEILPRPQARKLDRSAQFALISAREAWADAGFQGRAGEDASVDPDRLGVVVASGIGGVTTLLSQYDQLREHGPRKVSPHTVPMLMPNSPSANVSLDVGARAGVHTPVSACASGAEAVGYAWDMIRSGRADVVVAGGTEASVHPLPIAAFANMMAMSKDNENPKSASRPFDVDRTGFVLGEGSGIVVLESADHAARRGARVYCELLGQGLSSDAHHIAQPEPTGRGIAMALRNLLANTDLKPEQLAHANAHATSTPQGDLAEVRALREVFGEHLDQVAISATKSMTGHLLGGAGGVATVATALALHHRVAPPTINVDNLDPEVNADIVIDKPRPLPSGTIAALSDSFGFGGHNVVLALRTV; translated from the coding sequence GTGAACGCGACCAATCGAGCGGTGGTTGTCACCGGTGTCGGCGCAACCACACCGCTGGGTGGCGACAGCGCGACCACCTGGGAGGCGATGCTCGCCGGTGAGTCCGGTGCGCGTCCCCTCACCCAGGAGTGGGCGGCCGATCTCCCGGTCACCTTCGCCGCGTCCGCCGCGGTCGATCCGAGCGAGATCCTGCCCCGACCGCAGGCCCGCAAGCTGGACAGGTCAGCGCAGTTCGCGCTGATCTCCGCGAGGGAGGCCTGGGCGGACGCCGGTTTCCAGGGCAGAGCCGGCGAGGACGCCTCCGTCGATCCCGATCGGCTGGGCGTCGTGGTGGCCTCCGGCATCGGCGGGGTGACCACCCTGCTGAGCCAGTACGACCAGCTCAGGGAGCACGGCCCCCGCAAGGTGTCGCCGCACACGGTCCCCATGCTGATGCCCAACAGCCCCTCGGCCAATGTGAGTCTGGACGTGGGCGCGCGCGCCGGCGTGCACACCCCGGTGAGCGCCTGCGCCTCGGGCGCCGAGGCCGTTGGCTACGCCTGGGACATGATCCGCTCCGGCCGCGCCGACGTGGTCGTGGCCGGCGGCACGGAGGCCAGCGTCCATCCGCTGCCGATCGCGGCGTTCGCCAACATGATGGCGATGTCCAAGGACAACGAGAACCCGAAGTCGGCCTCCCGGCCGTTCGACGTGGACCGCACCGGCTTCGTGCTGGGTGAGGGCTCCGGCATAGTGGTGCTGGAGTCCGCCGACCACGCGGCGCGACGAGGCGCCCGGGTGTACTGCGAACTCCTCGGTCAGGGGCTCTCCTCCGACGCGCACCACATCGCGCAGCCCGAGCCGACGGGCCGTGGTATCGCCATGGCCCTGCGGAACCTGCTGGCCAACACCGACCTGAAGCCGGAGCAGCTGGCCCACGCGAACGCGCACGCCACGTCGACCCCCCAGGGCGACCTGGCCGAGGTGCGGGCGCTGCGGGAGGTCTTCGGCGAACACCTGGACCAGGTGGCCATCTCGGCGACCAAGTCGATGACGGGCCACCTGCTGGGCGGCGCCGGCGGCGTCGCCACGGTGGCCACGGCGCTCGCCCTCCACCACCGGGTGGCGCCCCCGACGATCAACGTGGACAACCTCGACCCCGAGGTGAACGCGGACATCGTGATCGACAAGCCCCGCCCGCTGCCCAGCGGCACCATCGCCGCCCTCAGCGACTCCTTCGGCTTCGGCGGCCACAACGTGGTCCTGGCCCTCCGCACGGTCTAG
- a CDS encoding serine hydrolase domain-containing protein — translation MRSLELIDSWPVDTVATGVVTADGAVAGTRGPIEQALPLASVTKPLTAYAALIAVEEGAIELAEPAGPEGSTVRHLLAHASGLAFDEHRVAAPPGERRLYSNAGFEVLGDVIAKATGMPFAEYLRQAVSEPLGLTATQLLGSPAKDGVSSVADLMRFGAELLSPRLLARETLDEATSVVFPGLSGVLPGYGHQKPNDWGLGFSLRDRKSPHWTGAHSSPRTFGHFGQAGTFLWIDPDAGAACATLTNRPFGPWAVQVWPTFTDAVLAELSPSPGRPWQG, via the coding sequence ATGCGAAGCCTGGAGTTGATCGACAGCTGGCCGGTGGACACGGTGGCCACGGGGGTGGTCACGGCGGACGGCGCGGTGGCCGGCACCCGGGGGCCGATCGAGCAGGCCCTCCCGTTGGCGTCCGTCACCAAGCCGCTGACCGCCTACGCCGCGCTGATAGCCGTCGAGGAGGGCGCGATCGAGCTGGCCGAGCCGGCGGGGCCCGAGGGCTCCACGGTCCGCCATCTGCTGGCCCACGCCTCCGGGCTCGCCTTCGACGAGCACCGCGTCGCGGCCCCGCCCGGGGAGCGCCGCCTCTACTCCAACGCGGGCTTCGAGGTCCTGGGCGACGTCATCGCCAAGGCGACGGGGATGCCCTTCGCGGAGTACCTGCGGCAGGCGGTCTCCGAGCCGCTCGGCCTGACCGCGACCCAACTGCTCGGCTCCCCCGCCAAGGACGGCGTCTCCTCAGTCGCGGACCTCATGCGCTTCGGCGCCGAGCTGCTCTCCCCCCGGCTGCTGGCCCGCGAGACGCTGGACGAGGCGACGTCCGTGGTCTTCCCCGGGCTCAGCGGCGTCCTGCCCGGCTACGGCCACCAGAAGCCCAACGACTGGGGCCTCGGCTTCTCGCTCCGCGACCGCAAGTCCCCCCACTGGACCGGGGCGCACTCCTCCCCCCGCACCTTCGGCCACTTCGGCCAGGCCGGCACGTTCCTCTGGATCGACCCGGACGCGGGGGCCGCCTGCGCCACCCTCACCAACCGCCCCTTCGGCCCCTGGGCCGTCCAGGTCTGGCCGACCTTCACCGACGCCGTCCTCGCCGAGCTGAGCCCGAGCCCGGGCAGGCCCTGGCAGGGCTGA
- a CDS encoding acyl carrier protein, producing MAASREEIIAGLAEIVNEIAGIPNDEVTEEKSFTDDLDVDSLSMVEVVVAAEERFGVKIPDDDVKGLKTVGDAVGYIADHQD from the coding sequence ATGGCTGCCAGCCGGGAAGAGATCATCGCCGGTCTCGCCGAGATCGTGAACGAGATCGCCGGTATCCCCAACGACGAGGTGACCGAGGAGAAGTCGTTCACCGACGACCTCGACGTTGACTCGCTGTCCATGGTCGAGGTGGTCGTCGCCGCCGAGGAGCGCTTCGGCGTCAAGATCCCGGACGACGACGTCAAGGGCCTCAAGACCGTGGGCGACGCCGTCGGTTACATCGCCGACCACCAGGACTGA